The genomic window AGTTCATGAGTTAGAAAATCAGGTTAAGACTGAAAAACTTGAGGGGTGCATAGGCATTGCCCACACAAGATGGGCTACTCATGGAGCACCCGAAACTTATAATGCACACCCGCATTTTTCATCTAAAGATGACTCCCCTTTTATAGGACTTGTACACAATGGCATAATAGAAAATTACGAGTCTCTAAAAGAAGAACTCTCTCAAAAAGGTGTAGAGTTTGAAAGCCAAACTGACACTGAAGTTATCGCACACTTAATTAAATCCCTTTATAAAGGCAATTTATTTGATGCCGTAAAAGAAGCAACAAAACTTCTGAAAGGTGCATATGCACTTGCTATCATTGCCAAATCTGAGCCAGAAGTTTTAGTTGTTGCTAGAAAAGGGTCACCTCTAGTGATTGGATTAGGTGGAGCAAATGAATCAAACTATGTTGCCTCTGATGCCCTTGCATTAGCTGGTGTCACCTCCGATATCATCTATCTTGAGGAAGGTGATGTAGCTTTCGTGTCGACTGATTCTGTACAAATTGTTGATGAAAATCATAATCCAGTAGAACGAAAGGTAAGTCACGTAAATTCGTACACAGCTTCTGCTGAGCTTGGTCCTTACAGCCACTATATGCAAAAGGAAATTTTCGAGCAACCTCGTGCAGTATCAGATACATTACAAAACTTGGAAGTTATTAATCCTGAATTATTTGGTGAAGGTGCAGCAGAGATATTTAATAAAACCCAAAAATTATTAATCCTGGGTTGTGGAACTTCATATCATGCGGGTATGGTTGCAAAATATTGGATTGAATCCATAGTTAAGATACCTGTCGAGGTAGAGATAGCCTCTGAATATCGTTATAGAGAAAGTGTTCCAAATCCAAATAATCTTGTAGTAGCTATTTCACAATCTGGAGAAACGGCCGATACCTTGGCAGCTTTAAATCATGCTCGTTCTATGGGTATGGAGAACACTTTAACTATTTGTAATGTTTCCACATCTGCCATGGTCAGAGAATGTAAGCTTAATTTCATTACTAGGGCTGGTGTTGAAATAGGAGTAGCCTCTACAAAAGCATTCACTACTCAATTAGTTGGATTATTTATTCTTACAATTTGTTTGGCTCAATCAAAAAATAAAATTTCTGAAGAGCAGACTCATTCCTTTATAAAGCAATTGCGTCATTTGCCTGTTGCCATATCTTCGATTCTTGCACTTGAGCCTCAAATCATTGCTTGGTCTGAAAAATTCGCACCGAGGGAGCATGCACTATTTTTAGGACGTGGGGTTCATTATCCTATTGCTAAAGAAGGTGCATTGAAATTAAAAGAGATTAGTTACATACACGCAGAAGCTTATCCTGCAGGAGAGTTAAAGCACGGACCTTTGGCATTAGTAACAAAAGAGATGCCTGTCGTAGTCATAGCACCTAATGATAATCTTCTAGAAAAACTTAAATCAAATATGCAGGAAGTTAAAGCTCGAGGAGGACAACTATATGTGTTAGCCGATGCAGACACACATATCACACCTGTTGACGGAATGCATGTTATTAGAATGCCCGAACATTATGGGCATTTATCTCCAATTCTTCATACTGTACCCTTGCAGTTGTTGGCTTATCACACTGCCCTTGCTCGTGGTACAGATGTTGATAAACCTAGAAACTTAGCTAAAAGTGTGACTGTTGAATAGGAGTATTGCCTATGATTAAATTTTTGAAAGTTTTATTTTCCATATTCTTAATTGCTTCAACACAGATTGCATGCTCGCAATCTATATCAAATAATTCTTTGGCGATGCTAAAGGATGTGGATGAGAAAAGTTTCAATATAGATACATCTAAACCTACTTTAATTAAATTTTGGGCTAGCTGGTGTCCATTGTGTTTAGGTGAAATACCAGACTTAGAAAAATGGATTAAAGATGAGGCTTTTAAAGATGTAAATCTCATTACCATTGCCTCCCCTTCATATCTTTCAGAAAAATCTGAAGAGGCATTTAAAAAATGGGCTAAGCAATCTGGTCTATATAAACCAGATAGTTTCCCTATATA from Taylorella equigenitalis ATCC 35865 includes these protein-coding regions:
- the glmS gene encoding glutamine--fructose-6-phosphate transaminase (isomerizing) — protein: MCGIVGGISNKSDVTPILIQGLKRLEYRGYDSCGVAVLQNGELRRTRSTQRVHELENQVKTEKLEGCIGIAHTRWATHGAPETYNAHPHFSSKDDSPFIGLVHNGIIENYESLKEELSQKGVEFESQTDTEVIAHLIKSLYKGNLFDAVKEATKLLKGAYALAIIAKSEPEVLVVARKGSPLVIGLGGANESNYVASDALALAGVTSDIIYLEEGDVAFVSTDSVQIVDENHNPVERKVSHVNSYTASAELGPYSHYMQKEIFEQPRAVSDTLQNLEVINPELFGEGAAEIFNKTQKLLILGCGTSYHAGMVAKYWIESIVKIPVEVEIASEYRYRESVPNPNNLVVAISQSGETADTLAALNHARSMGMENTLTICNVSTSAMVRECKLNFITRAGVEIGVASTKAFTTQLVGLFILTICLAQSKNKISEEQTHSFIKQLRHLPVAISSILALEPQIIAWSEKFAPREHALFLGRGVHYPIAKEGALKLKEISYIHAEAYPAGELKHGPLALVTKEMPVVVIAPNDNLLEKLKSNMQEVKARGGQLYVLADADTHITPVDGMHVIRMPEHYGHLSPILHTVPLQLLAYHTALARGTDVDKPRNLAKSVTVE